A single genomic interval of Meleagris gallopavo isolate NT-WF06-2002-E0010 breed Aviagen turkey brand Nicholas breeding stock chromosome 6, Turkey_5.1, whole genome shotgun sequence harbors:
- the EN2 gene encoding homeobox protein engrailed-2 yields the protein MARPGRRAAFVGREANRAARGAVGRASSFVSVCIYRYRGYFIRTGPGGSGGALSVLSFRPAVGPRSRKPKKKNPNKEDKRPRTAFTAEQLQRLKAEFQTNRYLTEQRRQSLAQELGLNESQIKIWFQNKRAKIKKATGSKNSLAVHLMAQGLYNHSTTAKDGNPDRHTLYIVV from the exons ATGGCTCGGCCCGGGCGGAGAGCAGCGTTTGTGGGTCGGGAAGCGAACCGGGCCGCGAGAGGAGCGGTGGGCCGAGCTTCATCTTTCGTATCCGTCTGTATCTATCGGTACCGGGGGTATTTTATAAGAA CGGGGCCGGGGGGGTCGGGCGGTGCGCTGTCGGTGCTCTCGTTTCGTCCGGCCGTAGGTCCCCGCTCCCGCAAACCAAAGAAGAAGAACCCCAACAAGGAGGACAAGCGGCCCCGCACCGCCTTCACGGCCGAGCAGCTGCAGAGACTCAAGGCCGAGTTCCAGACGAACCGCTACCTGACGGAGCAGCGACGGCAGAGCTTGGCCCAGGAGCTCGGACTCAACGAGTCCCAGATCAAGATCTGGTTCCAGAACAAGAGAGCCAAGATCAAGAAGGCGACGGGCAGCAAGAACTCGCTGGCGGTTCATCTCATGGCCCAGGGGCTCTACAACCACTCCACCACGGCGAAAGACGGCAA CCCTGATAGACACACGTTGTACATAGTAGTGTAA